From a region of the Aeoliella mucimassa genome:
- the rsmA gene encoding 16S rRNA (adenine(1518)-N(6)/adenine(1519)-N(6))-dimethyltransferase RsmA → MSERQTKSFLMQRLREIGVQPASRHGQNFLIDLNLVEMIVSSGDLGPNDVVLEIGTGTGSLTALMAQQAAEVVTVEIDGHLYELASEQLLDFDNVTMLQLDALKNKNRFNPQVMEVVGERLEEAPGRQLKLVANLPYNVATPILSNLLTCEHTPHSMVATIQKELAERIVAQPWSKDYSALSVWMQSQCDCEIVRVMPPSVFWPRPKVDSAIIRIVVNPEKREAIPDRMYFHQFVKSIFLHRRKFLRANVTSAMKKFLSKEQVDEVLEQMNFGPDTRTEQLDVDTLLTFTEKIRALAPDWSL, encoded by the coding sequence ATGTCTGAACGCCAAACCAAATCGTTCCTGATGCAGCGGCTCCGCGAAATCGGCGTGCAGCCCGCTTCGCGGCATGGACAGAACTTTCTGATCGATCTCAACTTGGTGGAGATGATCGTTAGTTCTGGCGACCTTGGGCCGAACGACGTGGTGCTGGAGATCGGCACCGGCACCGGTTCGCTTACCGCACTGATGGCCCAGCAGGCGGCCGAAGTGGTGACCGTGGAGATCGATGGCCATTTGTATGAGCTGGCCAGCGAGCAATTGCTCGACTTCGACAACGTGACGATGCTGCAACTCGACGCGCTGAAGAACAAGAACCGCTTTAATCCGCAGGTGATGGAAGTCGTAGGAGAGCGGCTGGAAGAAGCCCCCGGTCGCCAGCTAAAGCTGGTCGCAAACCTGCCCTACAACGTGGCGACGCCGATTCTGTCGAACTTGCTCACCTGCGAACACACGCCGCACTCGATGGTGGCCACCATCCAAAAGGAACTGGCCGAACGCATCGTGGCCCAGCCGTGGTCGAAAGACTATAGCGCGCTGAGCGTGTGGATGCAGAGCCAGTGCGATTGCGAGATTGTGCGGGTGATGCCGCCGTCGGTGTTCTGGCCCCGTCCGAAGGTCGACTCGGCGATCATTCGCATCGTGGTGAATCCGGAGAAGCGAGAAGCGATTCCCGACCGCATGTACTTTCATCAGTTCGTGAAATCGATCTTCTTGCACCGCCGCAAATTCCTGCGAGCCAACGTGACTTCGGCCATGAAGAAATTCCTGAGCAAGGAGCAGGTGGACGAGGTGCTGGAGCAAATGAACTTTGGTCCCGACACCCGCACTGAGCAACTCGACGTGGATACGTTGCTGACGTTTACGGAGAAAATTCGCGCCTTAGCGCCTGACTGGAGTCTATAG
- a CDS encoding glycoside hydrolase family 76 protein — MVSLAEAYQLTGEAVYLYRAIETYDFVLSGEDDRAGGGIYFREGSQESKDTVSTLQAARAGAMLYQITGESDYLEDAERLVEWANTHVQLSSGTYHQGYNIDAMEARGVDIVNATGIGISANLELFHATGSRAYLRDAKVVASASLTRFFDSSTGAMGDEGYWAFELVEALNDLYLTENNPYWLTKVQGAMQWLHDNKQDENGHYELFWGRGGPLTETLTEWHLNEQAAVARALLDTANAALQPGDFNNDGLVDLADYVVWRDNFGAAAGTLPNDTLTSTIGLGQYEVWKQHFGESKLAGGRMTAVPEPSSLVLAFGLMVLVGCAQRRRVTC, encoded by the coding sequence GTGGTATCGCTGGCGGAAGCCTACCAGCTGACCGGCGAGGCGGTCTACTTGTATCGGGCAATCGAGACCTACGACTTTGTACTGTCGGGCGAAGACGACCGCGCCGGCGGCGGCATTTACTTTCGCGAAGGCTCGCAGGAATCCAAAGACACCGTGTCGACGCTGCAAGCCGCCCGCGCGGGAGCCATGCTCTACCAGATCACCGGCGAGTCCGACTACCTGGAAGATGCCGAGCGTTTAGTGGAGTGGGCCAACACTCACGTGCAGCTTAGCAGTGGAACCTACCACCAAGGCTACAACATCGACGCAATGGAAGCTCGCGGAGTCGATATCGTCAATGCAACTGGCATCGGCATCTCGGCCAATCTGGAGTTGTTCCACGCGACCGGTTCTCGCGCGTACCTGCGAGATGCCAAGGTAGTTGCCTCGGCTTCGCTCACGCGGTTTTTTGACTCCTCCACCGGAGCGATGGGAGACGAAGGCTACTGGGCGTTCGAGCTCGTCGAAGCCCTCAACGATTTGTACCTGACCGAGAACAATCCCTACTGGCTCACCAAGGTGCAGGGAGCCATGCAATGGCTGCACGACAACAAGCAGGACGAGAACGGACACTACGAGCTATTCTGGGGGCGGGGTGGTCCGCTGACCGAGACGCTCACCGAGTGGCACCTTAACGAACAAGCCGCGGTCGCCCGGGCGCTGCTCGACACCGCGAATGCCGCGCTACAGCCTGGCGACTTCAACAACGATGGCCTCGTCGACCTGGCCGACTACGTTGTCTGGCGCGACAATTTCGGGGCCGCAGCCGGCACGCTCCCTAACGACACGCTGACATCCACCATTGGACTGGGCCAGTACGAGGTGTGGAAGCAACACTTCGGCGAATCAAAGCTCGCCGGCGGGCGGATGACAGCGGTGCCGGAGCCTTCGTCGCTGGTCCTGGCATTCGGCCTAATGGTGCTTGTCGGTTGCGCGCAGCGTCGCCGAGTTACCTGCTAA
- a CDS encoding MerR family transcriptional regulator: protein MSAPMRTPPPPRDDSLRGTLTIEAYARRQGLTQREVRQMLGTGKVPFVQVRGQIRVPIAPATDTGSDSASESTDR from the coding sequence ATGTCCGCTCCGATGCGAACCCCACCACCGCCTCGCGACGACTCCCTACGGGGTACCCTGACCATCGAGGCCTACGCACGCCGGCAAGGTCTTACGCAACGTGAGGTGCGTCAAATGCTCGGCACCGGTAAGGTTCCTTTCGTCCAAGTTCGTGGGCAGATTCGGGTGCCGATTGCTCCAGCGACTGACACCGGGAGTGATTCAGCCAGTGAATCAACGGATCGCTGA
- a CDS encoding 6-phosphofructokinase — MPESLTRPYSEQSNFRRVAILFAGGPAPAANAVISAAAVSFLRHGAEVIGMKHGYSSLADFDPSKPLEEGQDYIVIDHPTLSRTRSKQGIMIGTARTNPGKMVSSPEHLTDPERSAPLKATYEGLRSIGVEALISIGGDDTLKTANKFKMYQDTLPEDAPRIPVVHLPKTIDNDYRGIDFTFGYFTAVDFLAREVRNLLADAEANKSYFLVESMGRSAGWLAYGVAIAGEASLVISVEDIRGKYRTSEEVTNPKTGEKSTREVMDLDKVIKRIVLTMITREREGKKYGVIVIAEGLAELMPYSFLEGVGRDDHGHINISAISLHTIFSRLIAEEYERQTKSKRKVTPLQLGYEARCAVPHAFDVMLGSQLGVGAFRALVEQKLNGVMVSVSGQLQLHYVPFEELVDPKTLVTVVRYIENNCDFQLLTRFLETYVNEEDLSLV, encoded by the coding sequence ATGCCCGAATCTCTCACTCGTCCTTATTCGGAACAAAGCAATTTTCGCCGCGTGGCGATCCTGTTCGCCGGTGGCCCAGCCCCCGCCGCTAATGCAGTGATTTCCGCTGCCGCTGTTTCGTTTCTGCGACACGGTGCGGAAGTCATCGGCATGAAGCACGGCTACTCGAGCCTGGCCGATTTCGATCCGTCGAAGCCGCTCGAAGAAGGTCAAGATTACATCGTGATTGATCACCCCACGCTTAGCCGCACTCGCAGCAAGCAGGGCATCATGATCGGCACCGCTCGCACAAACCCTGGCAAAATGGTTTCGTCGCCTGAGCACCTGACCGACCCCGAACGCTCGGCTCCGCTCAAGGCTACTTACGAAGGCCTTCGGTCGATCGGCGTCGAAGCCCTGATCTCCATTGGTGGTGACGACACGCTGAAGACCGCCAACAAGTTCAAGATGTACCAGGACACGCTGCCTGAGGATGCCCCTCGCATCCCTGTGGTTCACCTGCCCAAGACGATCGATAACGACTACCGCGGTATCGATTTCACCTTCGGCTACTTTACAGCGGTCGACTTCCTCGCTCGCGAAGTTCGCAACCTGTTGGCCGATGCCGAAGCCAACAAGAGCTACTTCCTTGTTGAGTCGATGGGTCGCAGTGCTGGTTGGTTGGCTTATGGTGTTGCCATTGCCGGCGAAGCGAGCTTGGTGATCAGTGTGGAAGACATTCGCGGCAAGTACCGCACCAGCGAAGAGGTCACCAATCCCAAGACCGGCGAGAAGTCGACTCGCGAAGTCATGGACCTCGACAAGGTGATCAAGAGGATCGTGTTGACCATGATCACTCGCGAACGCGAAGGCAAGAAGTATGGCGTCATCGTCATTGCCGAAGGCCTTGCCGAGCTGATGCCTTACTCGTTCCTCGAAGGTGTCGGTCGCGACGACCATGGCCACATTAATATCTCGGCTATCAGTTTGCACACCATTTTCAGCCGCTTGATTGCCGAAGAGTATGAACGGCAGACCAAGAGCAAGCGTAAGGTCACACCGCTGCAGCTGGGCTACGAAGCTCGTTGTGCCGTGCCGCACGCGTTCGACGTCATGCTCGGTAGCCAGCTCGGCGTTGGTGCGTTCCGTGCTCTGGTTGAACAGAAGCTGAACGGCGTGATGGTTTCGGTTTCGGGTCAGTTGCAATTGCACTACGTGCCGTTCGAAGAACTGGTCGATCCGAAGACGTTGGTAACCGTGGTTCGATACATCGAAAACAACTGCGACTTCCAACTGCTCACTCGGTTCCTGGAAACCTACGTGAACGAAGAAGACCTCTCGTTGGTCTAA
- a CDS encoding sterol desaturase family protein gives MGWLNAWSMLLSAAVSFLFLACLFRPLEMAFPAKASQRFFRPDWWTDLCFFLGQYLLWSGLVLWVLGYVNLWIDSLVPGGFRSAIGAQPVWLQAVEAVLLSDVLIYWAHRWQHSNAFLWRFHSVHHTAEHLDWLAAHREHPLDSIYTIGLINLPAVILGFSLNAIAALVVFRGIWAIYIHSNVRLPLGPLRMLIGAPELHHWHHAKDRRAGNYANVSPLMDIVFGTYTCPDHEPEEFGVEEPSPTSYLGHLVVPLLPKQRKPQPPEEPANDPSAIR, from the coding sequence ATGGGATGGCTAAATGCTTGGTCGATGCTGCTATCGGCAGCGGTAAGCTTTCTGTTCTTGGCCTGTCTGTTCCGCCCGCTCGAAATGGCGTTCCCCGCCAAAGCGTCGCAGCGGTTTTTCCGGCCCGACTGGTGGACCGATTTATGCTTCTTCCTCGGCCAGTACCTGCTGTGGAGCGGACTGGTGTTATGGGTATTGGGGTATGTGAACTTGTGGATCGACAGTCTAGTGCCGGGCGGATTCCGCTCGGCAATCGGCGCTCAGCCTGTCTGGCTGCAAGCGGTCGAAGCAGTGCTGCTGAGTGATGTGCTGATTTACTGGGCGCATCGCTGGCAGCATTCGAATGCGTTCCTGTGGCGGTTTCATTCGGTGCACCATACCGCCGAGCATCTCGATTGGTTGGCCGCCCACCGCGAGCACCCGCTCGACTCCATCTACACGATCGGGCTGATCAACCTACCTGCGGTGATCCTCGGCTTTTCGCTTAACGCGATCGCGGCCTTGGTCGTGTTCCGAGGGATCTGGGCTATTTACATTCACTCGAATGTGCGGTTGCCGCTCGGGCCGCTACGCATGTTAATCGGCGCGCCGGAACTGCATCACTGGCACCACGCGAAGGATCGCCGGGCGGGCAACTACGCGAACGTCAGCCCGCTGATGGACATCGTATTTGGTACCTACACCTGTCCCGATCATGAGCCGGAAGAGTTCGGAGTCGAGGAGCCCTCGCCGACCAGCTATTTGGGGCACCTGGTGGTACCGCTGCTGCCGAAGCAACGGAAGCCGCAACCACCGGAGGAACCTGCGAATGATCCTTCAGCGATCCGTTGA
- a CDS encoding inorganic pyrophosphatase, translated as MGFPEPFYRWRPHPWHGLDVGPNPPEVVNAYIELTPFDRVKYELDKKTGYLRVDRPNRTSSFCPTLYGFIPGTYCGNRVRDLMPGAEAGDGDPLDICVISERPISLSEVILTARVVGGLPMRDNEEADDKIIAVLDGDAAWLGVNDVSQLPEVLVDRLRHYFSTYKMLSPDEDRVHIDAPYGREHADKVIQAAIADYGDHFGTE; from the coding sequence ATGGGCTTTCCTGAACCATTTTATCGGTGGCGTCCTCACCCCTGGCACGGCCTGGATGTTGGTCCCAATCCACCGGAGGTGGTGAACGCCTACATTGAATTGACTCCCTTCGACCGGGTGAAGTACGAACTCGACAAGAAGACCGGTTATCTTCGCGTCGATCGTCCGAATCGTACGTCGTCGTTTTGTCCAACGCTGTATGGTTTCATTCCTGGCACGTACTGCGGCAATCGCGTCCGCGACCTGATGCCGGGCGCAGAAGCCGGCGATGGCGATCCGCTCGACATCTGCGTGATTAGCGAACGGCCGATTTCGCTGTCCGAGGTCATCCTCACTGCTCGCGTGGTGGGCGGACTGCCAATGCGTGACAACGAGGAAGCCGACGACAAAATCATCGCTGTACTAGATGGCGATGCTGCCTGGCTAGGGGTGAACGACGTTTCGCAACTGCCAGAGGTGCTCGTCGACCGACTCCGGCATTACTTCAGCACCTATAAGATGCTTTCGCCGGACGAGGATCGCGTTCACATCGATGCCCCGTACGGTCGCGAACACGCCGACAAGGTCATCCAGGCTGCAATTGCTGATTACGGTGACCACTTCGGTACGGAGTAA
- the zwf gene encoding glucose-6-phosphate dehydrogenase, whose amino-acid sequence MPHTIVIFGASGDLTKRKLVPALYQLHRKGRLPEETRVVGFSRTEFSHDQWREALTESTEKFAGKKFERETWDEFAKSIYYHPGDIGNRDDFVTLSEFLDELEGKVESERVYYLSTAPRFYGPAAEMLGAVGLSMENNGPRRIVIEKPFGTDGESASKLNDVVHSVFNEQQVYRIDHYLGKETVQNLMILRFANSIFEPIWNRNYIDHVQITVAEEVDIGSRAGYYETSGIIRDMFQNHILQLLMITAMEAPIRYAADPVRDEKVKVLHAVRPMTEEMLTADTFRGQYDGYLNEKDVASDSQTATFAAMKLWIDNWRWQGVPFYLRSGKAMSCRTTQIVIQFREPPHMLFDSCKTRRCESNRLVIQVQPAEGIQMHFQTKVPDAGMRMRQTDLDFRYDREFHGVMPEAYERLLLDALEGDASLFARADEVEAAWAICDPILNHWATKSQPPVYTYERGFWGPMESTEWMRETGREWFDTCPVLQ is encoded by the coding sequence ATGCCCCACACCATCGTAATTTTCGGCGCTTCTGGCGATCTGACGAAGCGCAAGTTGGTTCCCGCGTTGTATCAACTGCATCGCAAGGGGCGGCTTCCCGAAGAGACGCGCGTAGTGGGGTTCTCGCGGACTGAATTCTCGCACGACCAGTGGCGTGAGGCGCTCACCGAGAGCACCGAGAAGTTCGCCGGCAAGAAGTTCGAACGCGAAACGTGGGATGAGTTTGCCAAGAGCATTTACTACCACCCGGGCGATATTGGTAATCGCGACGATTTTGTTACGCTAAGCGAGTTTCTCGACGAACTCGAGGGCAAAGTCGAGAGCGAGCGGGTGTACTATCTGTCGACCGCTCCCCGTTTCTACGGGCCGGCCGCCGAGATGCTCGGCGCGGTCGGGCTGTCGATGGAAAACAACGGCCCCCGCCGAATCGTGATCGAAAAGCCGTTCGGCACCGATGGCGAAAGCGCCAGCAAGCTGAACGACGTGGTCCATAGCGTGTTCAACGAACAGCAGGTGTACCGCATCGATCACTATCTCGGTAAAGAGACCGTGCAGAACCTGATGATCCTGCGGTTTGCGAATTCCATCTTCGAACCGATCTGGAACCGCAACTACATCGATCATGTCCAAATCACCGTGGCCGAAGAAGTCGACATCGGCAGCCGCGCAGGCTACTACGAAACTTCGGGCATCATCCGCGATATGTTCCAGAATCACATTCTGCAACTGCTGATGATCACTGCCATGGAAGCACCCATTCGGTACGCGGCCGATCCGGTTCGCGACGAGAAGGTCAAGGTGCTGCACGCAGTGCGACCGATGACCGAAGAGATGCTCACCGCCGATACGTTTCGTGGGCAGTACGATGGCTACCTGAACGAGAAGGACGTGGCCTCCGACAGCCAAACCGCCACGTTCGCGGCGATGAAGTTGTGGATCGACAACTGGCGCTGGCAAGGCGTGCCGTTCTACCTGCGGAGCGGCAAAGCGATGAGCTGCCGCACCACGCAGATCGTGATCCAGTTCCGCGAGCCGCCGCACATGCTGTTTGATTCGTGCAAGACTCGGCGGTGCGAATCGAATCGCCTAGTCATCCAAGTGCAGCCGGCCGAAGGCATTCAGATGCACTTCCAAACCAAGGTGCCGGACGCAGGCATGCGGATGCGCCAGACCGATCTCGATTTCCGCTACGATCGCGAGTTCCATGGCGTGATGCCCGAAGCGTACGAGCGGCTGCTGCTCGATGCGTTGGAAGGCGACGCCAGTCTGTTTGCTCGTGCCGACGAAGTGGAAGCCGCCTGGGCGATTTGCGACCCGATTCTCAACCATTGGGCCACCAAGAGCCAGCCGCCGGTCTACACGTACGAACGCGGTTTCTGGGGGCCGATGGAGTCGACCGAGTGGATGCGAGAAACCGGCCGCGAGTGGTTCGACACTTGTCCGGTGCTGCAGTAA
- a CDS encoding DUF2071 domain-containing protein: MRIPTIQGIIDRRILANYRCDPAVMQRVLPPPFRPQLVDGYAIGGICLIRLKQIRPAFLRLPVGIRSENAAHRIAVEWDLNGQTQQGVYIPRRDTDSRLNAWAGGTLFPGIHHHGSFRVQESSDHFSVEFTSDDHAAHVAVVGRVVRELPAESVFQDLEAASAFFEAGSLGYSDTATTGQYDGLELRCSNWQVEPLAVERVESSFFEDEQRFPPGSTEFDCALLMRGIYHQWQSRESLCCPATEVASNSP; this comes from the coding sequence ATGCGAATCCCAACGATCCAAGGCATCATCGACCGGCGGATTTTAGCCAATTATCGCTGCGATCCGGCAGTGATGCAGCGGGTGTTGCCGCCGCCGTTTCGCCCTCAGCTGGTCGATGGCTACGCGATCGGCGGCATCTGCCTGATCCGCTTGAAGCAAATCCGACCCGCGTTTCTCCGGTTGCCGGTCGGCATCCGCTCCGAGAACGCGGCCCATCGCATCGCGGTCGAGTGGGACCTCAATGGCCAAACCCAGCAGGGGGTCTACATACCCCGCCGCGATACCGACTCGCGACTCAACGCCTGGGCGGGGGGAACCTTGTTTCCCGGCATTCATCACCATGGCAGCTTTCGCGTGCAGGAGTCGAGCGACCACTTTTCGGTGGAGTTCACCAGCGACGACCACGCAGCCCATGTGGCCGTGGTCGGACGAGTGGTTCGCGAGCTGCCCGCCGAATCGGTGTTCCAGGACCTCGAGGCGGCTTCGGCCTTCTTCGAAGCAGGATCACTGGGGTATTCCGACACCGCGACCACCGGCCAGTACGACGGGCTTGAGCTGCGGTGCAGTAACTGGCAGGTCGAACCGCTAGCGGTCGAGCGCGTAGAGAGCAGCTTTTTCGAGGACGAGCAGCGATTTCCCCCTGGCTCGACTGAGTTTGACTGCGCGCTCTTGATGCGTGGTATCTACCACCAATGGCAGAGCCGGGAGAGCCTCTGCTGCCCCGCGACCGAGGTTGCTAGCAATTCCCCTTAA
- a CDS encoding riboflavin synthase, whose protein sequence is MFSGIVQSLAEVADLISEPGGVRLVVREPEIAAAMQIGGSVANNGCCLTVVEIAGDCLSFQAGEETLSRTNLGQLNPGDRLNLETSLRMGDELGGHLVTGHIDGLGTLDERIDDAEWCTMWIRVPKRLTRQMASKGSVAVDGVSLTLVDVEEERFSIALIPHTLSVTTLGLRNVGDTVNIETDVLAKYVERQLEGQQLLPPKADA, encoded by the coding sequence ATGTTTTCCGGTATCGTTCAAAGCCTGGCCGAAGTTGCTGATCTTATCTCCGAACCTGGCGGAGTCCGCCTGGTGGTGCGTGAACCCGAAATCGCCGCGGCCATGCAGATCGGCGGGAGCGTCGCCAACAATGGCTGCTGCCTGACCGTGGTCGAAATCGCTGGCGACTGCCTCAGCTTTCAGGCGGGCGAAGAGACCTTGTCGCGGACCAATCTCGGCCAGCTCAACCCTGGCGATCGGCTGAACCTGGAGACCTCGCTCCGCATGGGCGACGAACTCGGCGGCCACTTGGTGACCGGCCACATCGATGGCCTCGGCACGCTCGACGAGCGGATCGACGACGCGGAGTGGTGCACCATGTGGATTCGCGTGCCGAAGCGACTCACTCGCCAGATGGCCAGCAAAGGCTCGGTGGCCGTCGACGGCGTGAGCCTCACGCTGGTCGACGTCGAGGAAGAGCGGTTTAGCATCGCCCTGATTCCGCATACGCTATCGGTCACCACGCTTGGCCTGCGCAACGTCGGCGACACGGTGAACATCGAGACCGACGTGCTAGCCAAGTACGTCGAACGTCAGCTGGAAGGACAGCAACTGCTGCCCCCGAAGGCCGACGCCTGA
- a CDS encoding lysophospholipid acyltransferase family protein yields MRPFAPSYGRDIPLRIKSSLLTSIGGFLFASALWLLFRTLRHRLITGTPNTNPYAKDLQERYLYSVWHDTMVMPVFGGKHRCTTALTSQHSDGSFVAQVIRWRNVPAVRGSTNRISTGAIRRLLDATGTRHLVITPDGPRGPNRKMSMGIVYLASRSGRAIVPTAFDCSRCWRWKGSWSDLIIPKPFSTIVLIAGEPIYVPDGLSTDELREYVDKAQAAMDRLNEQARAELGFSTDSPSDRESRQAA; encoded by the coding sequence TTGCGGCCGTTCGCTCCCTCCTACGGCCGAGATATTCCACTGAGAATCAAATCCTCACTACTCACTTCGATCGGTGGCTTTCTGTTCGCTTCGGCCTTATGGTTGCTGTTTCGAACGCTACGGCACCGACTGATTACCGGTACGCCGAACACAAATCCTTACGCGAAGGATTTGCAGGAGCGGTATTTGTATTCGGTGTGGCACGACACGATGGTGATGCCGGTGTTCGGCGGCAAGCATCGCTGCACTACCGCGCTCACTAGCCAGCACTCCGATGGCTCGTTCGTCGCCCAAGTGATTCGTTGGCGCAACGTGCCAGCAGTGCGGGGCTCGACCAATCGCATCAGCACTGGTGCCATTCGCCGACTGCTCGACGCGACCGGCACCCGCCATCTGGTGATCACCCCCGACGGACCACGCGGCCCGAACCGCAAGATGAGCATGGGCATCGTCTATCTCGCTTCGCGCAGCGGGCGGGCGATTGTGCCAACCGCCTTCGATTGCTCCCGGTGCTGGCGATGGAAGGGAAGCTGGTCGGACCTGATTATCCCCAAGCCATTCTCCACCATCGTACTGATTGCCGGAGAGCCGATCTACGTGCCCGACGGTTTGTCGACCGACGAGCTTCGCGAGTATGTCGACAAGGCCCAAGCGGCGATGGACCGGCTGAACGAGCAAGCCCGGGCGGAACTGGGTTTTAGTACCGACTCGCCCAGCGATCGCGAATCCCGCCAAGCAGCCTAG
- a CDS encoding SDR family oxidoreductase, which produces MTYLEKLFSFEGQVAVVIGGTGVLCGEMAAGLAKAGAHVVVAGRSEERGMARVEAIASAGGKASFAAVDAMSKESIQELCDKVVKDQGQVDAVINGAGVNSATPYFNIEEDEFDRIIKSNLGGTHYSCQVFGKQMIDSGRGGSILNIGSVTSFLPLSKVFSYAASKAAVLNLTQNVAREFATQGVRVNCLCPGFFPAEQNRKILSEDRVADIMRHTPMKRFGEPEELMGATLLLLHRTAGSFITGEAVYVDGGFTSMTI; this is translated from the coding sequence ATGACCTACTTAGAAAAACTCTTTAGCTTCGAAGGCCAGGTGGCCGTGGTGATTGGTGGAACCGGCGTGCTCTGCGGCGAGATGGCTGCGGGCTTGGCCAAGGCCGGCGCACACGTTGTGGTGGCAGGCCGTAGCGAGGAGCGCGGCATGGCTCGGGTCGAGGCCATCGCCTCGGCTGGGGGTAAGGCGTCGTTCGCTGCGGTCGACGCGATGAGCAAGGAATCGATCCAAGAGCTGTGCGACAAGGTGGTGAAAGACCAAGGCCAGGTCGATGCGGTCATCAACGGCGCCGGCGTGAACTCCGCAACCCCCTATTTTAACATCGAGGAAGACGAGTTCGACCGCATCATCAAGAGCAACCTCGGCGGTACCCACTACTCGTGCCAGGTGTTCGGCAAGCAAATGATCGACTCCGGCCGCGGCGGGTCGATTTTGAACATCGGTAGCGTCACCAGTTTCTTGCCGTTGTCGAAGGTCTTCTCGTACGCAGCCAGCAAAGCCGCAGTGCTGAACCTCACGCAAAACGTCGCTCGTGAGTTCGCCACCCAAGGCGTGCGGGTGAATTGCCTCTGTCCGGGGTTCTTCCCCGCGGAGCAAAACCGTAAAATCTTGAGCGAGGATCGCGTCGCCGATATCATGCGGCACACTCCAATGAAACGTTTCGGCGAGCCAGAAGAGTTGATGGGTGCTACACTACTGCTGTTGCACCGCACCGCTGGTAGTTTCATCACCGGCGAAGCGGTTTACGTCGACGGCGGTTTTACGTCCATGACCATTTAG
- the hisB gene encoding imidazoleglycerol-phosphate dehydratase HisB, whose amino-acid sequence MTRTASINRKTGETNIQLEFDLDGTGVADVATGVGFLDHMLTLFAKHAVIDLKVRAQGDLDVDQHHTVEDVGICLGQAIDEAVGNKQGIRRYGHFTLPMDETLATVALDLSGRHYLVYNAPTPSQKIGTFDAELLEEFWQAVSFNAQCNLHVMLHYGRNSHHIAEAVFKAAARALRMAVEYDPRCPGVPSTKGTLDS is encoded by the coding sequence ATGACACGGACAGCTTCGATCAATCGCAAGACAGGCGAAACCAATATCCAGCTCGAATTCGACCTGGATGGAACCGGCGTCGCCGATGTCGCGACCGGGGTTGGCTTTCTGGATCACATGCTGACGCTCTTCGCCAAGCATGCGGTGATTGATCTCAAGGTGCGAGCCCAGGGCGATTTGGACGTCGACCAGCATCACACCGTGGAAGACGTTGGCATTTGCCTGGGACAGGCCATCGACGAGGCGGTTGGCAACAAGCAAGGCATCCGCCGGTACGGGCATTTCACCTTGCCGATGGACGAGACCTTAGCGACCGTAGCCCTCGATTTGAGTGGTCGCCATTATCTGGTGTATAACGCGCCGACCCCATCGCAGAAGATCGGTACCTTCGACGCGGAGTTGCTGGAAGAGTTCTGGCAGGCGGTGTCGTTCAACGCCCAGTGCAACTTGCATGTCATGCTGCACTACGGCCGCAACAGCCATCACATTGCCGAGGCGGTGTTCAAAGCCGCCGCGCGGGCGTTACGCATGGCAGTAGAATACGATCCCCGGTGCCCGGGCGTGCCGAGCACCAAGGGAACGTTAGATAGCTAG